The Prodigiosinella aquatilis region GCCAGTGGTTATGTAACAACGGCACCTGCCGCGGGAAGCTATCGCCTGACGACCAAGTTTATTACTGTCGGGCAGAAATCACTTATTTCGCCAGAGGTTATCCGCCTTGCCTCCCCCCATCTTGATGCACTGAATGTCATGATCGGTGAAACGGTCAATTTCTCTACCCGAGAGAATGATCATGGCATTCTGATTTATAAGCTGGAACCGACGACCGGAATGCTGCGTACTCGAGCTTATATCGGTCAGCATCTGGTGCTGTTCTGCTCGGCGATGGGGAAAATTTATCTGGCGTATGGTCCGCCGGACGATGTCCCCGCCTACTGGCTGCGGCATGAAAACGACATCAAGCCATTAACGTGTAATACCATTACTGATCTGGGGCATATGTACCGCGAATTGGCAGCAATTCGGGCAACTGGCATGGCAATGGATCGGGAAGAGAATGAACTGGGTGTTTCCTGTCTGGCGGTGCCGGTTTTCGATATTCATCAGCGAGTCAACTATGCGATATCCATCTCGTTGCCTACGGTCAAATTGCAGCAGTTGGGTGAACAGGCGTTGTTAGTGGCGTTAAAACATACCGCCGAAGCGATTTCCCATGATTTGGGGCAACTTATTGATGTCTGAAAGTCTATCCCCTCCTCGTTGTGCTGATACACCGCCAGAGATTTTACTGCGGGTCAATGACTTGCAGCTTGAGCTGGCGGAGAGTGGACAACGCCTGCTGCATCAGGTCAGCTTTTCCCTGTCTCGACATGGTTGTGTCGGTATTGTGGGAGAGAGCGGTAGCGGCAAAAGCCTTGTCTGTCAGGCATTGATGGGCGTGCTGGGGCCGGAATTTATCCGTCGTGGCGACATTTGGCTGGATGGTACTGAACTGCTATCGCTGAATGACGTCGCGATGCGCCGTCTGTGCGGTCGCATGATCAGCCTGATTCCGCAGCAGCCGATGACGGCTTTTGATCCACTGCAATCGGTCGGCGGGCAGATGGTCGAGACGTTGCGGGCGCATCTGCCGCTGGATAGGCGCGCCGCCCGCGAACTGGCGCTGGACGCATTGGCACAGGTTCAATTGCGGCAACCACAGCAGATTTACCACCGTTACCCTGCCCAGCTTAGCGGCGGCATGTTGCAGCGGATTACTATTGCCATCGCACTGGCGCTGAAACCGACTCTACTGATTGCGGATGAGCCCACCACGGCACTGGACAGTGTGACACAGCAGGACATTATGCGGCAGTTTATGGCTATCCGTGAGCAGTGGGGCACCAGCCTGATTTTTGTTTCGCACGATTTGGGGCTGGTTAGCCGTATCGCCGATAACGTGATGGTGATGCAGTACGGACGAACCGTCGAGCAGGGTTCGGCGGCATCTGTTTTACATCAGCCTTGCCATCCACATACCCGACAGCTGGTGGCGTCCCGACAGATGCTGCAACAGCGCTATTCCGCGCTGACA contains the following coding sequences:
- a CDS encoding ABC transporter ATP-binding protein, giving the protein MSESLSPPRCADTPPEILLRVNDLQLELAESGQRLLHQVSFSLSRHGCVGIVGESGSGKSLVCQALMGVLGPEFIRRGDIWLDGTELLSLNDVAMRRLCGRMISLIPQQPMTAFDPLQSVGGQMVETLRAHLPLDRRAARELALDALAQVQLRQPQQIYHRYPAQLSGGMLQRITIAIALALKPTLLIADEPTTALDSVTQQDIMRQFMAIREQWGTSLIFVSHDLGLVSRIADNVMVMQYGRTVEQGSAASVLHQPCHPHTRQLVASRQMLQQRYSALTASAQEKHEC
- a CDS encoding IclR family transcriptional regulator — protein: MKGVNSSKEKPTGSQSLFRGFQLIEILSNYPNGCPLAHLAELAQLNKSTVHRLLQGLQASGYVTTAPAAGSYRLTTKFITVGQKSLISPEVIRLASPHLDALNVMIGETVNFSTRENDHGILIYKLEPTTGMLRTRAYIGQHLVLFCSAMGKIYLAYGPPDDVPAYWLRHENDIKPLTCNTITDLGHMYRELAAIRATGMAMDREENELGVSCLAVPVFDIHQRVNYAISISLPTVKLQQLGEQALLVALKHTAEAISHDLGQLIDV